A stretch of DNA from Candidatus Thermoplasmatota archaeon:
CGCCGCGGCCCCTGGGCGGCGGTGTCGGTCGCCGGACGCCTCCTTGCGCAAGGAAAGCCCATCCTCCTGTACGACGACGACAAGCGCGAGCGCGAGGTCGACCTGTTCTTCGACGCGCGCTTGGCCACGCCCGCCACCCTCCGCGCGCTGCGGCAGGACGCAGGCGGTCTCGTCTTCCTCGCGGTTCCGCACGAGATCGCGGCCGCCTTTGGCCTCCCGTTCCTCCACGACCTCCTGCAGGAAGCCGCGCCCCGCCACCCGCTCCTGGCGAGGCTTTCGGCCGGAGGTCCTCCCTACGACGCGCGGTCGAGCTTCAGCCTCACGCTCAACCACCGCGAGACTTACACCGGCATCACGGACGCCGACCGCGCACGCACGGTCTCGCGCTTCGCCGTGCTTGCGCGCCTCGCCGAGGGCCTGCCCGATCCCGCGCACGCGCTTGCGTCGGAGTTCCGTTCGCCCGGCCACGTGCACGTCTGCGTCGCCGCCCGCGGGCTGCTCGCCGAGCGCCGAGGGCACACCGAGCTCGCCGTCGCGCTTGCGATGGCCGCGGGCGTCGGGCCGGTGCTCGTGGGCGCCGAGATGCTCTCGGAGGACGGAGGCGCGCGCACGGTCGCGGACGCGGCGGAATGGGCGCGGCGGAACGGGACGGTCCTCCTTCGCGGACGCGAGGTCGAGGCGGCGCTTGCGCCGCCGTAGGTGATCCCATGGCGGAAGCCCGCAAGCGGCGCGTGATGGCCGTGGGCGTCTTCGACCTTGTTCACCTGGGGCACGTCCACTACCTGCAGGAGGCTCGCGCGATGGGCGACGAGCTCGTGGTGGTCGTAGCCACCGACGAGATGGTGCGCAAACGCAAGCACGTGCCGATCTTTCCGCAGGAGATGCGCGTCGAGATGGTCGCCGCGCTCAAGCCCGTGGACCTTGCCATCGTGGGCGACCCGCGCGACCAGTTGGCAAGCGTGGAGCGCCTGCGTCCCGACGTCATCGCGCTCGGGTACGACGACTACCACAAGGTGGAAGAGCTGCGAAAGGCGCTCGCCTCGCGCGGCCTGCATCCGGAAATCCGTCGCGTGACGAAGTTCGACCACGACCTCGACGGCACGCGCAAGATCATCCGTCGCATCTTCGACTCGGGGCTCTTCACGCCGTCCACGGAAAAGGCCCTCGAAAAGCCCTTCGACCCGGGCGCTCCGCCGGCCGGAGGTGTCCGGCCGTGACGGGACGACCGCGCCCCCGACGCCTGCGCCGCGGGCCCGTGCTTGCCGCCCGCAAGGTGGCCGATCCGCCGCGTCGCGCCGTCCGCGTCGGCCGCGTGGGCGTCGCGGACACGACCTTCGCGCGCGTGGACATGGCCGGCGCCGCCATCGACGCGCTCTCCAAGAGCGGGTATCCCGTCGTCGTCGAGCGTTACACGGTCCCGGGAATGAAGGACCTTGCCCTCGCTTGCCAGATCCTTCTCCAAAAGCGGGACTGCGACCTCGCCCTGGCGCTCGGGTGGGTGGGCGGCCACGACATCGACGAGACCTGCGCCCACGAGGCAAACCTCGCGCTCCAATGGGCCGAGCTTGCCTGCGGCAAGCACATCCTCAAGGTCTTCGTGCACGAGCGCGAGACGGGCGATCCCTCGGAGCTTGCCAGGATCGCCCTCGACCGCGCGCGCGAGCACGCCTTGAACGCGGCTTGGCTCCTCTTCGACCCCGAGCGGCTCACGAAGCTCGCCGGCACGGGGCAGCGCCAAGGAGGTCCAGACGTTGGGCCGCTCTGACGCGCTTGCGGCGCCCGGCTCACCTTCGGCGCCCCGCGTCGACGGGCGCCGGATCGGCTTTGTCGTGGCGGATTTCCACGCCGAAATCGCCGACGCCATGCTCCACGTCGCCAAAGCGCGAGCGGCGCAGCTCGGGGCCGTCCCGGGACCGGAGCTTCGCGTCGGCGGAAGCTACGACCTTCCGCTCGCCGCGGCCCGGCTCCTGCGCCGGCCCGACGTGGACGCCGTCGTGGCCATCGGGGCCATCGTCCAAGGCGAAACGGCCCACGACGAGGTCATCGCGCACGCGGCCGCGACCGCGCTGCAGACGGTCGCGCTTTCGCTCGACAAGCCCGTGGGGCTTGCGGTCACCGGCCCGAGGATGACGATGGACCAGGCCAAGGCGCGCATCGATGCGGGGGCGCGCGCGGTGGACGCCGTCGCGCGGCTTCTACAACCCGACGCGCGGCTGGACCGGAAACCAGGGTAGAACGCTTAAGTCCCCGTCCGCCCGCTGAAGCCGCGGATGCACCCCGCGGGCCCTTCCGTCCACGTCCTGGACATCG
This window harbors:
- the ribC gene encoding riboflavin synthase; amino-acid sequence: MADPPRRAVRVGRVGVADTTFARVDMAGAAIDALSKSGYPVVVERYTVPGMKDLALACQILLQKRDCDLALALGWVGGHDIDETCAHEANLALQWAELACGKHILKVFVHERETGDPSELARIALDRAREHALNAAWLLFDPERLTKLAGTGQRQGGPDVGPL
- a CDS encoding 3,4-dihydroxy-2-butanone-4-phosphate synthase; translation: MALSLRRGPWAAVSVAGRLLAQGKPILLYDDDKREREVDLFFDARLATPATLRALRQDAGGLVFLAVPHEIAAAFGLPFLHDLLQEAAPRHPLLARLSAGGPPYDARSSFSLTLNHRETYTGITDADRARTVSRFAVLARLAEGLPDPAHALASEFRSPGHVHVCVAARGLLAERRGHTELAVALAMAAGVGPVLVGAEMLSEDGGARTVADAAEWARRNGTVLLRGREVEAALAPP
- a CDS encoding adenylyltransferase/cytidyltransferase family protein encodes the protein MAEARKRRVMAVGVFDLVHLGHVHYLQEARAMGDELVVVVATDEMVRKRKHVPIFPQEMRVEMVAALKPVDLAIVGDPRDQLASVERLRPDVIALGYDDYHKVEELRKALASRGLHPEIRRVTKFDHDLDGTRKIIRRIFDSGLFTPSTEKALEKPFDPGAPPAGGVRP
- the ribH gene encoding 6,7-dimethyl-8-ribityllumazine synthase, translated to MGRSDALAAPGSPSAPRVDGRRIGFVVADFHAEIADAMLHVAKARAAQLGAVPGPELRVGGSYDLPLAAARLLRRPDVDAVVAIGAIVQGETAHDEVIAHAAATALQTVALSLDKPVGLAVTGPRMTMDQAKARIDAGARAVDAVARLLQPDARLDRKPG